The genomic interval CATGGCGCGCAGGGCGACCACGGTCGGCGTGATGTGCGCGGCCCGCTGGGCTGCCCCGAAGGCCGCGACCTCGTCGGAGACGATACGCCGGACCGCGTCCACGTCCGCCGCCATCGGGGCGTCCGCCGAAGCCTCGGCGAGCGACTCGATGTCCACCAGCCGCACCCCGGCCACCCGGTGCACGGCCGCGTCGACGTCCCGCGGCATCGCGAGGTCGAGGAACGACAACACCGGCGCGGGGCGCGGGATATGGGCGACGGGCTCGGGCCTGCGCCGCTCGGGGATCCGTCCGACGGTCGTAGCCATGGTGGCGAGTGCGGTGATGAGTTCCGCCTCGGCCTCGGGCGTACGCCGGGCCGCCTCGCGCCGGTCGACGGCGCTGCCGCCGACCCAGGCCGCGTGCTGCTCCAGCGTCGCCGCGTCCATCCCGGCCACGGCGGCCTCCCCCATCACGGAGAAGCCGCTCGCCCCCTGCACCGCGGACAGGTCCAGCGGACACCCGTCCTCGCTCCCGACGGACGTCGGCGGAAGCTCGTCCCGCACGACATCCGCTACGGCCGTACGACCGACCGCGGCGTCCTGCGACACCCGGCCCGCGACCGCGTCCTCGACCGTCTCGGCCGTCAGGACAAGGCCCGTCGCGCCCGTGCAGGACACGGCCACATCGGCACGTGTCAGCTCGAACGGCACCGAATCCATCGGTACCGCGCGGGCGGACACGTCCGTTTCGGGGCTCTCGGTGATGATCTGGGCGAGCCGCTCGGCGCGGTCGGAGGTGCGGTTGGCGACGACGATCTCGGCGACCCCGGCACGCGCGAGGGTCGCGGCGGCCAGCGACGACATGGAGCCGGCGCCGATCACCAGGGCCCGTTTCCCCTTCGCCCAGGCCTCGACCGGCGCCCCGGAGGAGAGCTGTTGAAGGCCGAAGGTGACCAGGGACTGGCCCGCGCGGTCGATGCCGGTCTCGGAGTGGGCACGCTTGCCGACCCGGAGGGCCTGCTGGAACAGCTCGTTCAACAGCCGCCCGGCGGAGTGCAGTTCCTGCGCCGTGGCCAGGGAGTCCTTGATCTGGCCGAGGATCTGGCCCTCGCCGACGACCATCGAGTCGAGGCCGCAGGCCACCGAGAAGAGGTGGTGGACGGCCCGGTCCTCGTAGTGCACGTAGAGATAAGGAGTGAGCTCGTCCAGGCCGACCCCGCTGTGCTGGGCGAGCAGCGTGGACAACTCCGCGACGCCCGCGTGGAACTTGTCCACGTCGGCGTAGAGCTCGATGCGGTTGCAGGTGGCCAACACCGCGGCCTCGGCGGCCGGTTCGGCGGCGACCGTGTCCTGGAGGAGCTTGACCTGGGCGTCCGCGTTCAGCGTGGCCCGCTCCAGAAGGCTGACCGGCGCGCTGCGATGGCTCAGCCCGACGACGAGGAGACTCATGCCGGCATCACGGCGGGGACGTCCCCGTCAGGGCCCTGCTCGGTGGAGTCGCCACGGCGCGCGGCGGTCGGGTGCGCCGCCTGGTTGGCGGCCTCCTCGCCGGCCTTGCGCTGCTCGTGGAAGGCGAGGATCTGCAACTCGATCGAGAGGTCGACCTTGCGGACGTCGACACCGTCCGGGACGGTCAGCACGGTCGGCGCGAAGTTCAGGATGGACGTCACACCGGCGGCCACGAGGCGGTCGCAGACCGGCTGGGCGGCACCGGCGGGGGTCGCGATGACGCCGATGGAGACGCCGTTGTCGCTGATGATCTTCTCCAGCTCGTCCGCGTGCTGCACCGGGATGCCCGCGACGGGCTTGCCGGCCATCGCCGGGTCGGCGTCGATGAGGGCGGCGACCCGGAAGCCGCGGGAGGCGAACCCGCCGTAGTTGGCGAGTGCGGCGCCCAGGTTTCCGATACCGACGATCACGACCGGCCAGTCCTGGGTCAGGCCCAGCTCGCGGGAGATCTGGTAGACGAGGTACTCGACGTCGTAGCCGACACCACGGGTGCCGTAGGAGCCGAGGTAGGAGAAGTCCTTGCGCAGCTTCGCGGAGTTGACCCCCGCGGCGGCCGCGAGCTCCTCGGAGGAGACCGTGGGTACCGAGCGCTCCGAGAGTCCGGTCAGCGCGCGGAGGTACAGCGGGAGACGGGCGACGGTGGCCTCGGGAATCCCTCGGCTACGGCTCGCCGGTCGGTGAGTTCGGCCAGTTGCCACGGTGCTCCTGCGGGTAGAGCGGGGCTGTGGGCGGTCACACGTACCCAGACCGCCCCGTCGAAAGCAGGCTATGTCTTTGTGAACGCGTGCACAAAGATGGTGTCCGATTTGCCCGGCCAACGTGACCGGGGTCACGCACACGCGTCCCAGGCGTATTCCAGGGGGCAAAACCGCCACACTCCTCGTAATTCCCGCCCCCGAGACCAAACCGCCGTCGATCCTAAGCGACGTTCGGGTGCGCGTTGAACTACTTGGTCAGTTCCCGGCGCAAGCGGGCCTCGTCCACCCGCCAGAAGGTGTGCTGTTTCCCATCAATCAAGACGACCGGAATCTGCTCCCAGTACTCGTCGTGCAGCCGCTGGTCCTCGGTGATGTCCTTCTCCTCCCAGGGGACCCCGAGGTCGGCGCAGACCTTCTCCACGACGAGCTGCGCGTCCTCGCACAGATGACAGCCGGGCTTGCGGATGAGAGTGACGAGATGGCTCATGCACACCATTCTCTCGCCACCGGTGCACTTCTTTAACGGCCCGGTCGCGGAGAGTTCACAGCCTCCGAACCTCTCGGCTCCGGAACCACCGAACAAACTGGCTATGCTCACGACATGGCCGCTCTCGGATGGCTCACTCCCCGTAGGCGCTCCGCCACGGCGCGGAGCGTGTTGGCAGGCGAGGCCTCTGCGGAGGCAGCGCGCAAGTCGTCGCAGGACGCGCAGGACATACAGGACGCCCTCGCGGACGAAAAAGCGGCGGAGGAACCGGAGTTCCCGGTCCTCGGCGACGACAGAGCCGCGGCCTTCTTCGACCTGGACAACACCGTCATGCAGGGCGCGTCGATCTTCCACTTCGGCCGCGGCCTGCACAAGCGGAAGTTCTTCGAGACCCGCGACCTCCTCAAGTTCGCCTGGCAGCAGGCCTGGTTCAGGCTCGCCGGCTCCGAGGACCCCGAGCACATGCAGGAGGCGCGCGACTCGGCGCTGTCCATCGTCAAGGGCCACCGCGTCGCCGAACTCCAGTCGATCGGCGAGGAGATCTACGACGAG from Streptomyces sp. NBC_01288 carries:
- a CDS encoding glutamyl-tRNA reductase, which encodes MSLLVVGLSHRSAPVSLLERATLNADAQVKLLQDTVAAEPAAEAAVLATCNRIELYADVDKFHAGVAELSTLLAQHSGVGLDELTPYLYVHYEDRAVHHLFSVACGLDSMVVGEGQILGQIKDSLATAQELHSAGRLLNELFQQALRVGKRAHSETGIDRAGQSLVTFGLQQLSSGAPVEAWAKGKRALVIGAGSMSSLAAATLARAGVAEIVVANRTSDRAERLAQIITESPETDVSARAVPMDSVPFELTRADVAVSCTGATGLVLTAETVEDAVAGRVSQDAAVGRTAVADVVRDELPPTSVGSEDGCPLDLSAVQGASGFSVMGEAAVAGMDAATLEQHAAWVGGSAVDRREAARRTPEAEAELITALATMATTVGRIPERRRPEPVAHIPRPAPVLSFLDLAMPRDVDAAVHRVAGVRLVDIESLAEASADAPMAADVDAVRRIVSDEVAAFGAAQRAAHITPTVVALRAMAAEVVAGEIARLDGRLPGLDDKHRAEITQTVRRVVDKLLHAPTVRVKQLAAEPGGAGYADALRTLFDLDQETVASVSRAVEDSEISKNRGPA
- a CDS encoding redox-sensing transcriptional repressor Rex, producing the protein MATGRTHRPASRSRGIPEATVARLPLYLRALTGLSERSVPTVSSEELAAAAGVNSAKLRKDFSYLGSYGTRGVGYDVEYLVYQISRELGLTQDWPVVIVGIGNLGAALANYGGFASRGFRVAALIDADPAMAGKPVAGIPVQHADELEKIISDNGVSIGVIATPAGAAQPVCDRLVAAGVTSILNFAPTVLTVPDGVDVRKVDLSIELQILAFHEQRKAGEEAANQAAHPTAARRGDSTEQGPDGDVPAVMPA
- a CDS encoding glutaredoxin family protein, whose translation is MVCMSHLVTLIRKPGCHLCEDAQLVVEKVCADLGVPWEEKDITEDQRLHDEYWEQIPVVLIDGKQHTFWRVDEARLRRELTK